Proteins co-encoded in one Juglans regia cultivar Chandler chromosome 16, Walnut 2.0, whole genome shotgun sequence genomic window:
- the LOC109007501 gene encoding protein RESPONSE TO LOW SULFUR 2-like: MVGITGRMKSEEEEAKLRKRNEELERELRKSQEREEQMRRELQKAWERLRVAEEAEERLCSQLGELEAESVHQAREYNARLLSLVNQLSRATIQSASAC; this comes from the coding sequence atggtGGGCATTACAGGTCGGATGAAGAGCGAAGAGGAGGAGGCGAAGCTGAGGAAGAGGAACGAGGAGCTGGAGAGGGAGCTGAGGAAGAGCCAGGAGAGGGAGGAGCAGATGAGGAGGGAGTTACAAAAGGCCTGGGAGAGGCTCAGAGTCGCCGAGGAGGCGGAGGAGAGGCTCTGCTCGCAGCTCGGCGAGCTCGAGGCGGAGTCCGTCCACCAGGCCCGTGAGTACAACGCTCGTCTACTCTCCCTCGTCAATCAGCTCTCCCGTGCCACCATCCAGTCCGCCTCCGCTTGTTAG
- the LOC109007503 gene encoding putative pentatricopeptide repeat-containing protein At3g16890, mitochondrial — protein sequence MRLRGSSSLASRASPALRNLPEEACNKKKLPRDAPSKAESKEFTDQGRSNNFEALSTGNPSPLNSQFRNPNSVSISKNPIPAKKRQDTVRKIDHQYISQILSRKDWFVLLNHEVKARRIILTAQFVASVLQNQENPLHPLKFYIWVSNIDPLFAKNQSIRGVLSNTLSRKGPVVLSVELLQDIRNSGCRVTEDLLCVLIGSWGRLGLAKYCAEVFAQISFLGLSPTTRLYNAVIDALVKANSLDLAYLKFQQMTADNCNPDRFTYNILIHGVCKIGVLDEALRLVKQMEALGYSPNVFTYTILIDGFCNANRVDGAFRLLEMMIGRNVYPSVATIRSLVHGVFRCVAPSKAFELLSRFVEREPVLSKSAYNTILHCLSNKSMAREAAIFLRNCGAKGYFPDSSIFNIVMTCLIKGLDLNETCELFSNFIGRGMKPGFSTYLALIEATYRTGRSKEGNIFLDQMFKDGLVSDVFCYNMVIDCLCKANKMDRASETFRDMQHMGSAPNLVTYNTLISGHCKDGELDKVRELLVMLLEHGFKPDIFTFSSIIDGLCRVHQIGDAFECFIEMVEWGVTPNAVTYNILIHSLCVIGDVGRSMSLLKKMQANGISPDTFSFNALIQSFCRLNKVEKAENLFITMLKLGLHPDNYTYSALIKALCQCGRLIEAMEIFHSMDVNGCIPDSYTCKLILETLVQLGHFEEARNLVKRCSKSGLSLKSNPNL from the coding sequence ATGAGACTGAGAGGGTCGTCTTCCTTAGCTTCCAGGGCTTCACCTGCACTCAGAAACCTACCTGAAGAAGCTTGCAATAAGAAGAAGCTTCCGAGGGATGCCCCATCAAAGGCCGAATCCAAGGAATTTACTGATCAAGGACGCTCGAACAACTTTGAAGCTCTTTCAACAGGTAACCCTTCTCCTCTAAACTCTCAGTTCAGAAATCCCAACTCAGTTTCCATCTCAAAGAACCCCATTCCAGCTAAGAAACGCCAAGATACTGTTAGAAAAATTGACCACCAGTACATCTCTCAAATTCTGTCGCGGAAGGACTGGTTTGTATTGCTAAACCACGAGGTCAAGGCGAGGAGAATCATTTTGACTGCTCAGTTTGTAGCGAGTGTCTTGCAAAATCAAGAAAACCCATTACACCCTTTGAAATTTTATATCTGGGTTTCGAATATCGACCCATTATTTGCGAAGAATCAATCCATTCGAGGTGTCTTATCTAACACCCTTTCTCGGAAAGGTCCAGTTGTTTTGTCTGTTGAGTTGCTTCAGGACATTAGGAATTCTGGTTGCCGGGTTACAGAAGACCTGCTTTGTGTACTGATCGGCAGTTGGGGGAGATTGGGGTTGGCAAAATATTGTGCGGAAGTTTTTGcccaaatatcatttttgggtcttagTCCAACCACGAGGTTGTATAATGCGGTTATAGATGCATTGGTGAAAGCCAATTCGCTTGACTTAGCATATCTGAAATTCCAACAAATGACTGCTGATAATTGCAATCCTGATAGGTTCACTTATAATATCCTAATTCATGGAGTTTGCAAGATTGGAGTGTTGGATGAGGCGCTTCGTTTGGTCAAGCAGATGGAGGCCTTGGGATATTCACCGAATGTGTTCACGTATACAATATTGATTGACGGGTTTTGTAATGCAAATAGAGTTGATGGAGCCTTTAGACTTTTAGAGATGATGATAGGGAGGAATGTGTATCCAAGTGTGGCTACTATTAGGTCACTCGTTCATGGGGTTTTTCGTTGTGTAGCTCCTAGTAAGGCTTTTGAGTTGCTATCAAGATTTGTGGAGAGGGAGCCTGTCTTGTCTAAATCAGCTTATAATACTATACTGCATTGCCTCTCAAATAAATCTATGGCGAGAGAGGctgctatttttttaagaaattgtgGGGCAAAAGGTTATTTTCCTGACAGTTCAATCTTTAATATTGTAATGACTTGTCTGATAAAAGGATTAGATTTGAATGAGACATGTGAGCTATTTAGTAATTTCATAGGGCGAGGCATGAAGCCGGGGTTTAGTACGTATCTTGCACTAATTGAAGCTACATACAGGACAGGAAGAAGCAAGGAAGGGAATATTTTTTTGGATCAAATGTTCAAGGATGGACTTGTATCTGATGttttttgctataatatggtGATTGATTGCTTGTGTAAAGCCAATAAGATGGACAGGGCATCTGAGACTTTCAGAGACATGCAGCATATGGGAAGTGCTCCTAACCTTGTCACTTACAATACCCTTATTAGCGGACATTGCAAGGATGGAGAGCTAGATAAGGTGCGGGAACTGCTGGTGATGCTTTTAGAACATGGATTTAAGCCTGATATCTTCACATTTAGTTCAATAATAGATGGCCTTTGTCGAGTACACCAGATTGGTGATGCTTTTGAGTGTTTCATTGAAATGGTTGAGTGGGGTGTCACCCCAAATGCTgtcacatataatatattgatccACTCTTTATGTGTCATTGGGGATGTTGGTAGATCAATGagtcttttgaaaaagatgcaAGCCAACGGAATAAGCCCCGATACTTTCTCATTCAATGCTCTTATTCAAAGTTTTTGCAGGCTGAATAAGGTTGAGAAAGCGGAGAACCTTTTCATTACCATGTTAAAACTAGGTTTGCATCCTGACAATTATACATACAGTGCTTTGATCAAGGCACTCTGCCAATGTGGGAGACTAATTGAAGCTATGGAGATATTTCACTCGATGGATGTAAATGGTTGTATTCCCGATTCTTAtacatgtaaattaattttggAAACTCTAGTTCAGCTAGGCCACTTTGAAGAGGCTCGGAATTTGGTAAAGAGATGTAGTAAGAGTGGACTTTCGTTGAAATCCAATCCTAACTTGTAG